The Candidatus Bathyarchaeota archaeon genomic sequence TTTTTCTTGCCACCAAGTTCCTTAATTTCGAAGACAGCAACAGGGCATATGTCAACACAAGTGCCGTCACCATCGCATTTTTCGGAGTCGATCTTTATTTGAACCATGCAATCGCCCTCTCTAGCTCAAAATTGTTGAAACTAATTCTATGCTTTAGGTTAAAAAATTAGCGATCAAACGATTTTCATAACGGTAAGATCAGCGAATTTCTTCACGAAGTTCAATAATGACTTTGTCGATTACCGTCCGTGCACGATCAATTCTTTTTTGATACTCACGTCCAAGACGATCAAATGCCTCCTTTGAAATTTTTCCTGCGCGGTACTGAGCTTCAAGTTGGGCGAGGTCTCTTCGAACAGTTGGAAGCTCAGCTTCGGCAACTTCAATTTTTCCAATAGCGTCGGCAAATCGAGGCCCAATTGCCTTCAGAATTTTTTTGAGTTCGCCAAGCTCTTTATCTAATGTGGAAATTCGCGCCTCGATGATTCTCCCCCTTCGTTTATATTCATGTTTTGGTATCTTTCCGGCCGCCGCTTTCCTTTCGAGTGATTCTAATTCCGCAACGAGTGCAATCTTTTCGTCGTACTTTTCAACAAAATCGTATATGCGCGTAGATGGAATTGGCATAGGAGGTGGCGGAGCAAGTTTAGTTCTCCGAACCATGTTCGCCGCGAATACTGTGACAATAATTAGGCCTAACCAGAGAAATGGGCGAAATGTAGCCCAAA encodes the following:
- a CDS encoding ferredoxin family protein, with translation MVQIKIDSEKCDGDGTCVDICPVAVFEIKELGGKKKATVVNADACIICRACETQCPTNAITIIE